The following is a genomic window from Luteolibacter yonseiensis.
GGCGGGCCGCGTCTGTCCCGCCCATGCCGGCCGGGTGACGGAAAGCCCGTCAAGCTGGGCCGTCAGATAACCACTATCCCGATCGAGTGCGTATAATATCGAAACATCCCCCAGTTGGCTGAGATCGTAGCCCTCATCCGCGATGACCACCGACCCGACCCAATTCCGGATCGACGCCGCCTCAGGAGTCTCATCCGGGGGATTCCGCATGGGATTCGGAGACAACCGGATCAATGCTTGCCCTTTTGGTCCGCGTCACCGTGGCCGGCGTCTTCGGCCTGTTTGCCATGTGCGGCGGCGTCACCATGGGCGGCATCACCGTGCGTTGCTTCGCCGTGAGCGGCCTCGCCATGCGCTGCTTCTCCGTGCGCGTCCCCATGGGCCGCCTCGCCGTGGCCGTGGCCACCGGAGCCGTGGTGTTGATGAAGCTGCTTGGTGCCGTCCGGACCCTCGAAATCATGGCGTTCGCAGGAAACGGCAAAAACGGAAGCGGTCACGAGTAGCATGGAAAGAGATTTCATCGCGCCGCTTCAATAGCCACTCGCCGCCGAAACGCAACCCTCAAGCGGTCGGAAATTCACGCCCGCCGCAGCCAGTCCGCCACCGCGCGGGCCGCGCGTTCGTGCGCGCCCCTGCCACCCAGCGCGGCGGAGGTCTCCGCGAGGCGGGCCTGGAGGGTGGTCCGCCGCTCCGGGGATTCCAGGAACGCCTGCAACGACCGCGAGACCGCCACGGGCTCGGCCTTTCCCTGGATGAGCTCCTCGATGACGCCCTTCCCGGCCAGGATGTTCACCAGTCCGATGAACTCGATCTTCACCAGCAGCCTTGCCAGGACATACGTCAGCGGCGCGGTCCGGTAGACCAGCACATACGGCAGCCCGTAGTAACCGGCCTCCAGCGTGGCCGTCCCGCTGGCGATGACCGCGCAGCACGCCCGCTGCATCAGCGAGTGGCTCCCCCCCGAGGTCACGCGGATCAGGTCCGCCGCCCCGGCCTCCGCCATCTGGCCGCGGATCTGCTCCGCCAGCTTCGCGGTCGCCGCGGGCACTTCGAATTCCAGCGCGGGATTCCACGATTTCAGCCGTTTCGCGGACTCGATCATCATCGGGAACAACCGCGCGATCTCCCGCTCCCGGCTGCCCGGGAAAAGTCCCACCAGCCGCCCGTCCCGCGCCACGCCCGGCAGGCGTTTTTCCTCCAGCTCGTCCACCAGCGGATTTCCGACGAAGGACGCTTTCAGTCCGGCTTTTTCAAAGATCGGCGGTTCGAAAGGGAAAAGGCACAGCACCTCGTCCAGCAGCCGCGCCATCACCGGGATGCGGCGTTTGTTCCACGCCCACACCTTCGGGCTGATGTAGTAGACGATCCGCGTGGCCGGGCACTCGCGCCTCACCGCCTCCGCGAAACGCAGGTTGAATCCCGGGTAGTCGATGAGCAGCAGCACGTTGGGTTGGAATTTTTTCAAATCCGCCAGCATCTCCGCGAAGCGTTCCTTGAACCAGCCGTAGCGTTTCAACACCTCCCAGACGCCCATCACCGCCGCGTCCTCCACCCAGTCCCGCAATCCGCCGCCCGCGACCTCCGCCATTTCCGGCCCGCCGGCACCGTGGATCTCCACGC
Proteins encoded in this region:
- the lpxB gene encoding lipid-A-disaccharide synthase → MAERVYVVAGELSGDAHGAGLLRSLREMVPGVEIHGAGGPEMAEVAGGGLRDWVEDAAVMGVWEVLKRYGWFKERFAEMLADLKKFQPNVLLLIDYPGFNLRFAEAVRRECPATRIVYYISPKVWAWNKRRIPVMARLLDEVLCLFPFEPPIFEKAGLKASFVGNPLVDELEEKRLPGVARDGRLVGLFPGSREREIARLFPMMIESAKRLKSWNPALEFEVPAATAKLAEQIRGQMAEAGAADLIRVTSGGSHSLMQRACCAVIASGTATLEAGYYGLPYVLVYRTAPLTYVLARLLVKIEFIGLVNILAGKGVIEELIQGKAEPVAVSRSLQAFLESPERRTTLQARLAETSAALGGRGAHERAARAVADWLRRA